In Natrinema sp. SYSU A 869, the following proteins share a genomic window:
- a CDS encoding molybdopterin-dependent oxidoreductase yields the protein MNPNGRLCRKGIGALDVDTGDRLTQPLLRDGGELRPASWGEAYERVVDGIDATLDRYGPDAMAFFGAPHCTNEENYLLQKLARMLGTNNVDNRARLCHASTARALETRVGWPASTNGLAELMDADVIVVAGANPAERQPIAFNSFVRPAVNNGAVLVHIDPIGNATTRLADIHVTPRPRTDALVFDLVSSRLLDGDQVDRNFIRERTRQFESFAASLRGLDPAQAVSVAGVDETHLDRLAELLATANSVAALVGTGVEGDGTDASDALLDLLLLTGNCGRPGTGLYVLRGLANEQGATDVGCVPDRLPGHRSVSAIDARERLAEAWGMTPPPDPGKNAREMLTTCGEEIHAAVAVGENPAVSKCDPEWTRDRLDALDHLVVLDPFLSETASNADIVLPVAVGFEKQGTVTNLERRVQRFSPTKTPQIRFVRISRFSVISGRGYSPIRTRSNTKRLPMYSMN from the coding sequence ATGAATCCGAACGGTCGACTCTGTCGAAAGGGCATCGGCGCACTCGATGTCGACACAGGCGACCGGCTTACGCAACCACTGCTCCGAGATGGGGGCGAACTCCGGCCAGCGTCGTGGGGAGAAGCCTACGAACGGGTCGTCGACGGAATCGACGCCACCCTCGACCGTTACGGTCCCGACGCGATGGCGTTCTTCGGCGCGCCACACTGCACCAACGAAGAGAACTATCTCCTACAAAAGCTGGCACGAATGCTCGGCACGAACAACGTCGATAATCGGGCTCGACTTTGTCACGCGTCTACGGCCCGGGCTCTCGAGACGCGCGTTGGATGGCCTGCGTCGACGAACGGGCTCGCTGAACTGATGGACGCCGACGTAATTGTCGTCGCGGGGGCCAACCCCGCCGAACGCCAACCGATCGCGTTCAACAGCTTCGTCCGACCGGCAGTCAATAACGGTGCGGTGCTCGTCCACATCGATCCAATCGGTAACGCGACGACGCGCCTTGCAGATATCCACGTAACCCCTCGTCCACGAACCGACGCATTGGTGTTCGATCTGGTGAGCAGTCGACTCCTCGATGGGGACCAGGTCGATCGAAATTTCATCCGCGAGCGCACTCGACAGTTCGAGTCGTTCGCAGCATCTCTGCGGGGTCTCGACCCAGCCCAGGCAGTGTCTGTGGCGGGCGTTGACGAAACGCATCTCGATCGCCTCGCGGAACTTCTTGCGACCGCGAACAGTGTCGCAGCGCTCGTTGGAACGGGTGTCGAAGGCGACGGCACAGACGCTTCCGACGCGCTCCTTGACCTCCTCCTTCTCACCGGGAACTGTGGTCGTCCCGGTACCGGACTGTACGTCCTCCGTGGCCTCGCAAACGAGCAAGGGGCGACTGACGTCGGCTGTGTACCGGATCGGCTACCCGGTCACCGATCTGTGAGTGCGATCGACGCTCGTGAACGACTCGCCGAGGCGTGGGGCATGACACCGCCGCCAGACCCCGGTAAGAACGCCCGGGAGATGCTTACGACCTGCGGTGAGGAAATCCACGCAGCGGTCGCCGTCGGCGAGAACCCGGCCGTCTCGAAGTGCGATCCCGAGTGGACTCGCGACCGACTCGACGCACTCGACCATCTCGTTGTTCTCGATCCGTTTCTCAGCGAAACTGCGAGTAACGCGGACATCGTGCTCCCGGTCGCTGTTGGATTCGAGAAACAGGGGACCGTTACCAATCTCGAGCGGCGGGTCCAGCGCTTTTCCCCAACGAAAACCCCCCAGATTCGGTTCGTTCGGATTTCGAGATTCTCCGTGATCTCGGGACGCGGTTACTCCCCGATTCGAACGCGTTCAAACACCAAACGGTTGCCGATGTATTCGATGAACTGA
- a CDS encoding 2Fe-2S iron-sulfur cluster-binding protein: MSSETPQQTDAPPLTEQLAPGTATDPPVRSTDAATVTVDGTRVEVEAGATLLDAVEAVDTEDDVPALCSYGRQEIGPRSECRTCMVGTDEHGVVPACSFPATDGLTVQTAAADAAEARDVNLDLVLSDHNLRCTTCGKNGRCELQDAAIEQEVEEPRYGVLDDRDEYEPIDDSSSFIQIDRNKCILCNRCVEACNDVQVEGVLRIEGTGQDTRIGFQSDAETMEDSTCVSCGHCVTVCPTGSLVEKGIEDATTIPLPGFTQKNSVGKTYESTGKSKGPMTPKKRTERTPEKPTNEMIDAPTDDSTSSDAWDDDAQSGGDWL; encoded by the coding sequence ATGAGTTCGGAAACTCCACAACAGACCGACGCACCGCCGCTGACAGAGCAACTCGCCCCCGGAACGGCAACGGATCCCCCGGTCAGGAGCACCGACGCGGCGACCGTGACTGTCGACGGAACCCGCGTCGAAGTGGAGGCCGGCGCGACGCTTCTGGACGCGGTCGAGGCGGTCGATACCGAGGATGACGTCCCGGCGTTGTGTAGCTACGGTCGCCAAGAGATCGGTCCTCGGAGTGAGTGCCGAACCTGTATGGTCGGAACCGACGAACACGGCGTCGTACCGGCGTGTAGCTTCCCGGCTACGGACGGGCTCACCGTTCAGACCGCCGCAGCCGACGCCGCCGAAGCTCGCGACGTCAACCTCGATCTCGTCCTCTCGGATCACAACCTTCGGTGTACGACCTGTGGGAAGAACGGACGGTGCGAACTGCAGGACGCCGCCATCGAACAGGAGGTCGAAGAACCGCGGTACGGCGTCCTCGACGATCGCGACGAGTACGAACCGATCGACGACTCCTCGTCGTTCATCCAGATCGACCGCAACAAGTGCATCCTCTGTAACCGTTGTGTCGAGGCCTGCAACGATGTTCAGGTTGAGGGTGTCCTCCGGATAGAGGGCACCGGTCAAGACACACGGATCGGGTTCCAGAGCGACGCGGAGACGATGGAGGATTCGACTTGCGTCTCCTGTGGGCACTGCGTGACCGTCTGCCCGACCGGCTCGCTCGTCGAGAAAGGGATCGAGGACGCAACGACGATTCCTCTCCCTGGCTTCACACAGAAGAATAGCGTCGGAAAGACCTACGAAAGCACCGGAAAATCGAAGGGACCGATGACGCCGAAGAAACGCACCGAACGCACGCCTGAGAAGCCCACGAATGAAATGATCGATGCACCGACCGACGACAGCACATCGAGCGATGCCTGGGACGACGATGCCCAGAGCGGAGGTGACTGGCTGTGA
- a CDS encoding NADH-ubiquinone oxidoreductase-F iron-sulfur binding region domain-containing protein yields MTAITTGDHLVVRIADSDPDEGSVPSTTSFDGSVVNVGPTGVPALEPLVTVSAAGRTALHTRCSTEDLESIVASIDTTGSVDGSDPDAVLSHAPDRNQFPTAPLPGLRAGDRRVLGACGWRRPTSVADHEAAGGFVASEAETVLSVGESLQGRGWGDLCQDRSLTDIWRTVRAADGDPIVVVNGHGSPADTLLLSSAPFDVLDGASALANTVAADRIVIYVSSEVDNVVETVGSAIDAYPDPAAPMEVCTGPQEYRAAEPTMTVEALEGNHRLEARLRPPGLERVGLDGQPTLVHTPRTLAHLAVGLREGIDEQTRVLTVRGDVDSVATVELSETETLSELVDTVGVDGSFKAACVGGRFGGITRDLDVGIGSKALRDADLGTDGTVDVLSDDRCVVEFVGQRVSFAAEENCGRCVPCREGTAQLTSLLRDVYGGEFDTQAIEELVRVMTTSSICAFGERAGRPARTAIEAFTSEFQAHAEGRCSAGTCLDALEA; encoded by the coding sequence ATGACGGCCATTACAACAGGCGATCATCTAGTCGTTCGAATCGCCGACAGCGATCCAGACGAAGGCTCTGTTCCATCCACCACTAGCTTTGACGGCTCCGTCGTCAACGTCGGCCCGACTGGAGTTCCCGCGCTCGAACCGCTCGTCACAGTGTCGGCTGCGGGCCGAACTGCGCTTCATACACGATGTTCGACGGAGGATCTTGAATCGATCGTAGCAAGCATCGATACGACTGGCAGCGTCGACGGTTCGGACCCGGATGCCGTCCTCTCGCACGCCCCAGACCGAAACCAATTTCCGACCGCACCGCTGCCCGGGCTGCGTGCTGGCGACAGACGCGTGCTCGGAGCATGCGGCTGGCGACGGCCGACAAGCGTTGCAGACCACGAGGCCGCTGGCGGATTCGTTGCGAGTGAGGCGGAAACGGTGTTGAGTGTCGGTGAATCCCTCCAGGGTCGCGGATGGGGTGATCTATGTCAGGACAGATCTCTCACCGACATATGGCGAACGGTCCGCGCGGCCGACGGCGATCCGATCGTTGTGGTGAACGGACACGGCTCACCCGCTGACACGCTTTTGCTCTCCAGCGCGCCGTTCGATGTCCTTGACGGCGCGTCCGCTCTCGCGAACACCGTCGCCGCCGACCGGATCGTGATCTACGTGTCCTCGGAAGTCGATAATGTGGTCGAGACAGTTGGTTCAGCAATCGACGCCTACCCGGACCCCGCGGCCCCGATGGAAGTGTGTACCGGTCCCCAAGAATACCGGGCGGCCGAGCCGACGATGACGGTCGAAGCTCTGGAAGGGAACCACCGGCTGGAGGCTCGGCTCCGACCCCCGGGACTTGAGCGTGTGGGACTCGACGGCCAGCCGACGCTCGTTCACACGCCGCGGACGCTCGCACATCTCGCCGTGGGCCTGCGTGAGGGCATCGACGAACAAACGCGCGTGCTGACCGTCCGTGGTGACGTCGACTCCGTCGCGACGGTCGAACTCTCGGAGACGGAGACACTGTCAGAACTAGTCGACACCGTCGGCGTTGACGGGTCGTTCAAGGCCGCTTGCGTCGGCGGTCGGTTCGGCGGGATCACCCGTGATCTCGATGTCGGTATCGGCTCGAAGGCGCTCCGAGACGCCGACCTCGGAACCGATGGGACCGTCGATGTCCTCTCGGACGACCGGTGTGTAGTTGAGTTCGTCGGCCAGCGTGTAAGCTTCGCCGCCGAGGAGAACTGCGGCCGATGCGTGCCGTGTCGGGAGGGGACGGCGCAGTTGACGTCGCTACTCAGGGATGTCTACGGAGGCGAATTCGACACACAAGCGATCGAAGAACTGGTCCGTGTGATGACCACTTCAAGTATATGTGCGTTTGGCGAGCGGGCAGGTCGACCCGCCCGGACCGCTATCGAGGCGTTCACATCGGAGTTCCAAGCGCACGCGGAGGGTCGCTGTTCCGCAGGTACCTGTCTCGACGCACTGGAGGCCTAA
- a CDS encoding DUF1641 domain-containing protein gives MAKPQPSYPESATNGARKERPEGNGEAAVKDALATHGDDVAAAIEQSDELADAITTAVLVLASADDDEVGHVTDSAANLIAAADGLSTDGTAEFADELGENADALSASLEVIVQFQREGHLEDLATIAASFTESLSPEEVEELSVMVEDNGTELVTVLDTILELQREGHLDDLVETAKTLSMLEIDEDAARGMNEFFGAIGDAQRDSEPIGLLGTVSALLNRDIRFGLGYFISLLKAKGRRIRERS, from the coding sequence ATGGCGAAGCCACAGCCGTCCTACCCCGAGTCAGCGACCAACGGCGCGCGGAAAGAGCGTCCCGAGGGCAACGGCGAAGCGGCCGTTAAAGACGCCCTCGCAACCCACGGTGACGACGTCGCCGCAGCGATCGAGCAAAGTGACGAACTCGCGGATGCGATCACAACCGCGGTCCTCGTGCTCGCGAGTGCCGACGATGATGAGGTTGGCCACGTCACGGACTCGGCGGCCAACCTCATCGCCGCCGCCGACGGCCTCTCGACGGACGGAACAGCGGAGTTCGCGGATGAGCTGGGTGAGAACGCCGACGCGCTTTCGGCGTCACTCGAGGTCATCGTCCAGTTCCAGCGCGAGGGCCACCTCGAAGATCTCGCGACCATCGCTGCCTCGTTTACCGAATCGCTCTCGCCCGAAGAGGTCGAGGAGTTATCGGTGATGGTCGAAGACAACGGAACCGAACTCGTCACCGTCCTCGATACCATACTGGAACTCCAACGCGAAGGGCACCTCGACGACCTCGTCGAGACCGCGAAGACGCTCTCGATGCTGGAAATCGACGAGGATGCCGCCCGCGGTATGAACGAGTTTTTCGGTGCGATCGGCGATGCCCAGCGTGACTCCGAGCCGATTGGCCTGCTGGGGACGGTGTCGGCGCTGTTGAATCGGGACATTCGGTTCGGCCTCGGATACTTCATCAGTCTCCTGAAGGCTAAGGGACGGCGCATCAGGGAACGATCCTGA
- the folP gene encoding dihydropteroate synthase — MEYHEAVNYLESLDRSRPKLGTETTARMLSALGDPHEKVDCVQIAGSNGKGSTAVMLERVLREAGLNVGLYTSPDLNDFRERIRINGGKVSKERVRSFVEEIKPCLSRLRGDGDCPTYFEVLTVLALQHFGSEDVDVAVLEVGIGGRHDATSVVDPVAGAVTNVSLEHTDVLGETIEEIARDKAQVAPDGKQLVTSANGEALEAIRSETEVVTVGEAEADTIAREGEMTSQVETTVLILGREWNVETNLPLLGQHQATNAGVAATLARQVAKVETSAIELGLRSAHWPGRFEVMSTNPLVILDGAHNPAACETLADLVDRYEFDGLHLVFGAMKEKDHSRMAAELPESDVLHLCQPDVSRAASFDTLTGAFETYTAQIERDKTVQMAVERALNSADSDDCVLITGSLYVVAEARDRWTQRQIPKQADTLDAARSVLSEAYVQDGFANRIAKDTVTNTFKIQLRKKQAEYLQQTMQSIGGTCVVSEIDSPGRHVSVVLSGTATQYERLADTIQSSDLGLSYVSERFREIISDSEEADQYPWDADTAVMGILNVTPDSFYDGGRYAQMEDSVRRVREMVSSGADIVDVGGESTRPGADPITVEEEIERVVPVIERISGTDVPISVDTRRAAVADAALEAGADIINDVSGLADPDMRFVAADHDAPVVVMHSVDAPVDPDRSTAYDDVVEDVIRELGQRVLLAEQAGLDRDQIIVDPGLGFGKSATECFELVDRLGELRALGCPIMVGHSRKSMFERVDCSIDDRLPPTVATTTMAAERGADIVRVHDVEENATAIRTVRETNSTDRKEPY; from the coding sequence ATGGAGTACCACGAGGCAGTCAACTATCTGGAGAGTCTGGACCGTTCCCGTCCGAAGCTCGGGACGGAGACGACCGCTAGGATGCTATCCGCTCTCGGAGATCCACACGAGAAAGTCGACTGCGTCCAGATAGCGGGGTCGAACGGGAAAGGGAGCACAGCGGTGATGCTCGAACGGGTACTGCGGGAAGCGGGCCTTAACGTCGGCCTATATACCTCCCCAGACCTGAACGACTTCCGCGAGCGGATCCGGATCAACGGAGGGAAAGTCTCGAAGGAACGCGTCCGATCGTTCGTCGAGGAGATCAAACCATGTCTCTCACGACTGCGCGGCGACGGTGACTGTCCAACGTACTTTGAGGTACTGACCGTACTCGCATTGCAGCATTTTGGCAGTGAAGACGTCGATGTGGCAGTCCTCGAAGTCGGTATCGGTGGTCGGCACGACGCAACGAGCGTCGTAGACCCAGTGGCCGGTGCCGTCACGAACGTGAGCCTAGAGCACACCGACGTTCTCGGCGAGACGATCGAAGAGATCGCCCGAGACAAAGCGCAAGTCGCACCGGACGGGAAACAGCTCGTAACGAGTGCAAATGGCGAAGCGCTCGAGGCGATCCGATCCGAAACGGAGGTCGTCACTGTGGGCGAAGCAGAGGCCGACACCATCGCCCGAGAGGGTGAAATGACCTCGCAGGTCGAAACAACCGTCTTGATACTCGGTCGGGAGTGGAATGTCGAGACGAACCTTCCGTTGCTTGGCCAGCACCAGGCGACCAACGCCGGAGTTGCGGCGACTCTCGCCCGACAAGTAGCGAAAGTCGAGACCTCTGCGATCGAACTCGGACTCCGCAGCGCCCACTGGCCGGGTCGGTTTGAAGTAATGTCGACCAACCCGCTGGTGATCCTCGACGGTGCTCACAACCCGGCCGCGTGCGAGACGCTCGCTGATCTCGTCGACCGGTACGAGTTCGACGGATTACACCTCGTCTTCGGCGCGATGAAAGAAAAAGACCACTCGAGAATGGCAGCGGAACTCCCTGAATCGGACGTGCTCCACCTCTGTCAGCCAGATGTGAGTCGGGCCGCGTCCTTCGACACGCTAACAGGAGCGTTCGAGACGTACACAGCCCAGATCGAGCGGGACAAGACGGTACAAATGGCAGTCGAACGGGCGCTCAACTCGGCAGACAGCGACGACTGCGTACTGATCACCGGTTCACTGTACGTCGTCGCCGAAGCTCGCGATCGATGGACGCAGCGCCAGATCCCAAAACAAGCTGATACACTCGACGCTGCGCGATCCGTTCTCTCCGAAGCGTACGTTCAGGATGGGTTCGCCAACCGTATCGCTAAAGACACTGTCACCAATACGTTCAAAATTCAGTTGCGCAAGAAGCAGGCGGAGTATCTACAGCAGACGATGCAATCCATCGGCGGGACGTGTGTCGTCTCAGAGATCGATTCTCCCGGGCGACATGTATCCGTCGTCCTATCTGGAACTGCCACCCAGTACGAACGTTTGGCCGACACGATCCAAAGCAGTGATTTGGGACTTTCGTACGTTTCGGAACGGTTCAGGGAGATTATCAGCGATAGCGAAGAGGCCGACCAGTATCCGTGGGATGCCGACACGGCAGTCATGGGTATCCTGAACGTTACTCCGGACAGTTTCTACGACGGCGGCCGGTACGCTCAGATGGAGGACTCCGTACGACGAGTCCGTGAAATGGTTTCCTCGGGCGCGGACATTGTCGACGTCGGCGGCGAGAGTACGCGGCCGGGAGCCGATCCGATCACGGTTGAGGAGGAGATCGAGCGTGTCGTCCCGGTTATCGAACGCATCTCCGGGACAGACGTGCCAATCTCTGTCGATACGAGGAGAGCCGCTGTCGCAGACGCCGCCCTGGAGGCGGGCGCAGACATAATCAATGACGTCTCCGGACTAGCAGATCCGGACATGCGATTCGTCGCTGCCGACCACGATGCGCCGGTCGTCGTCATGCACAGCGTAGATGCCCCGGTCGATCCGGACCGATCGACGGCGTACGACGATGTCGTCGAGGACGTCATCCGTGAACTCGGTCAACGAGTGTTGCTCGCCGAACAGGCGGGACTCGATCGCGATCAGATCATCGTCGATCCCGGACTCGGCTTCGGAAAGTCCGCCACAGAGTGCTTCGAGTTGGTCGACAGGCTGGGGGAACTGCGTGCTCTCGGTTGTCCGATCATGGTCGGCCATTCCCGCAAGTCCATGTTCGAGCGCGTTGACTGCAGTATCGACGATCGACTACCGCCGACGGTAGCAACGACGACCATGGCGGCCGAGCGAGGTGCGGATATCGTCCGCGTCCACGACGTCGAAGAGAACGCCACTGCGATCCGGACGGTTCGAGAAACGAACAGTACGGACAGAAAGGAGCCATACTAG
- the fdhF gene encoding formate dehydrogenase subunit alpha, with the protein MQEAKNQAIENVEHVAEGVAAQTLPEGKLFEIAQSISDKRLEELTVEDTTCGYCAVGCRFDLYSDGEEVLAARPTDEEDAPVNGISTCVKGKFGYDFVNSDDRLTAPLVRDEHGEFREATWDEALSRVAEGLDRIRDERGGEALSVIASSRATNEDNYLMGKFARQVLGTNSIDNCNRLCHSSTVAGLAKTYGYGAASISTDDLELADCILLTGSNTTEAHPVLATRIKQNVRDGGDLLVFDPREVQIAEYATQYTQIKPGYDAVWINGITRYIIDNGLHDEEFVEERTTGFEDVKEAVQEFTPERVEEVTGVPHEAIVSAAETIAAADACVFGWTLGLTEHSHGTENVMAMANLAAITGNLGKPGAGVSPFRGQNNVQGGGGDMGPLPDNFPGYQDIADDDVRAKFEDAWDCEISSEYGYYTTQMFLAADGDDIRGMYIIGENAALSEPGINHAEDVLEDLEFLVVQDLFVTETAQYADVVLPACSFVEKTGTFTNTDRTVQKVNKVMEPKGESRPDWRILQDLANRMGREWDYDSTAEIMDEVNSLTPLYGGITHERVEAEGGLQWPCWDEDHPGTKRLYTEGFNTEDGTASLQPVGYSEPAETPDEEYPFTLTTGRVLYQYHTGTMTHREEGIMQYNPSDFVEINPETAAEYGIESGDPVRIESRRGETTVPAQVTDRVGPENLFVPIHFAESAVNRLTDEEHLDPVASTPEFKVSAVRIAAVKDDIDRAGTEAVGTTGDD; encoded by the coding sequence ATGCAGGAAGCCAAGAATCAAGCGATAGAGAACGTCGAACACGTCGCTGAGGGCGTCGCTGCCCAGACGCTCCCCGAAGGGAAACTGTTCGAGATCGCACAGTCGATCAGTGACAAGCGACTTGAGGAGCTGACCGTCGAAGACACGACCTGTGGCTACTGTGCGGTCGGCTGTCGGTTCGACCTCTACTCCGACGGCGAAGAGGTTCTCGCTGCGCGTCCGACTGACGAGGAGGACGCACCCGTAAATGGAATCTCCACGTGCGTGAAAGGGAAATTCGGCTACGACTTCGTGAACTCCGACGACCGGCTGACTGCGCCGCTGGTCCGCGACGAACACGGGGAGTTCCGCGAGGCGACGTGGGACGAAGCGCTCTCGAGGGTCGCCGAGGGGCTCGACCGTATCCGAGACGAACGCGGCGGCGAGGCGCTGTCGGTGATCGCCTCCTCGAGGGCGACGAACGAGGATAACTACCTGATGGGCAAGTTCGCCCGGCAGGTGCTCGGCACCAACAGCATCGACAACTGCAATCGGCTGTGTCACTCTTCGACGGTCGCCGGGCTGGCGAAAACCTACGGATATGGCGCTGCATCCATCAGTACTGACGACCTCGAACTCGCTGATTGCATCCTGCTGACGGGGTCGAATACCACTGAAGCCCACCCCGTCCTCGCGACGCGGATCAAACAAAACGTAAGAGACGGAGGTGACCTGCTCGTGTTCGATCCGCGAGAGGTCCAGATCGCCGAGTACGCGACGCAGTATACCCAAATCAAACCCGGATACGACGCCGTTTGGATCAACGGTATCACCCGTTACATCATCGATAACGGCCTTCACGACGAAGAATTCGTCGAAGAGCGGACTACGGGGTTCGAGGATGTCAAGGAAGCGGTCCAGGAGTTTACCCCCGAGCGCGTCGAGGAGGTCACTGGCGTCCCGCACGAAGCGATCGTCTCTGCTGCAGAGACGATTGCCGCGGCGGATGCCTGCGTGTTCGGATGGACGCTCGGCCTCACCGAGCACTCCCACGGTACCGAGAACGTAATGGCGATGGCGAACCTCGCAGCGATCACTGGCAATCTCGGAAAGCCCGGTGCGGGAGTCTCGCCGTTCCGCGGGCAGAACAACGTTCAGGGCGGTGGTGGCGATATGGGGCCGCTTCCGGACAACTTCCCGGGATATCAGGACATCGCCGACGACGACGTTCGCGCGAAGTTCGAAGACGCCTGGGACTGCGAGATCTCATCGGAATACGGCTACTACACGACCCAGATGTTCCTCGCGGCCGACGGCGACGACATCCGTGGGATGTATATCATCGGCGAGAACGCGGCGCTCTCAGAGCCCGGCATCAACCACGCCGAGGACGTGCTCGAGGACCTCGAGTTCCTCGTGGTCCAGGATCTCTTCGTGACCGAGACCGCCCAGTACGCCGATGTTGTCCTCCCGGCCTGTTCGTTCGTCGAGAAGACAGGGACCTTCACGAACACCGACCGCACGGTCCAGAAAGTCAACAAAGTGATGGAGCCGAAAGGCGAATCCCGACCAGACTGGCGAATTCTTCAGGACCTCGCAAATCGGATGGGGCGCGAGTGGGACTACGACTCGACGGCCGAGATTATGGACGAGGTAAACTCACTCACACCACTGTACGGGGGCATCACTCACGAGCGCGTCGAAGCGGAGGGTGGCCTCCAGTGGCCTTGCTGGGACGAAGATCACCCCGGGACGAAACGGCTCTATACGGAGGGATTCAACACCGAGGATGGCACGGCTTCGCTCCAACCTGTCGGATACAGCGAGCCCGCGGAGACGCCGGACGAGGAGTACCCGTTCACGCTCACTACCGGCCGCGTCCTGTATCAGTATCACACAGGGACGATGACCCACCGTGAGGAGGGCATTATGCAGTACAACCCGAGTGACTTCGTCGAAATCAACCCCGAGACCGCAGCCGAGTACGGCATCGAGAGCGGTGACCCGGTTCGGATCGAATCCCGACGCGGCGAAACGACTGTCCCCGCACAGGTGACCGACCGCGTGGGCCCCGAGAACCTCTTCGTTCCGATCCACTTCGCCGAGAGCGCCGTGAATCGCCTCACCGACGAAGAGCACCTCGATCCGGTCGCATCGACGCCGGAATTCAAGGTTTCAGCCGTGAGGATCGCGGCTGTCAAGGACGATATCGATCGAGCCGGAACTGAAGCGGTCGGGACAACGGGGGACGACTGA
- a CDS encoding molybdopterin dinucleotide binding domain-containing protein has translation MHPKDARDRDIEEQEPVVISNEEQTIGASVELDENVRRTAVYLPAQVADPLLRRGTSTVTVESPSDRDHM, from the coding sequence ATGCATCCAAAAGACGCCCGAGACCGGGATATCGAAGAACAGGAGCCTGTTGTAATTTCGAATGAGGAACAGACTATCGGGGCTAGTGTCGAGTTGGACGAGAACGTTCGGCGTACGGCAGTATACCTCCCTGCCCAAGTCGCGGATCCCCTTCTGCGTCGCGGCACAAGCACCGTCACGGTCGAGTCACCGTCCGACCGGGACCACATGTGA